One part of the Leptolyngbya sp. FACHB-261 genome encodes these proteins:
- a CDS encoding RluA family pseudouridine synthase translates to MNSGWVYRDQIRSSAEGLTVLDYYTRHYRHSNQVEWQSRILAGQILLDGASTQPETCLRAGQQLTYHRPPWQEPDVPLTFETVYEDSELLVIAKPSGLPVLPGGGFLEHTLLRQLQQRYPNQPPMPIHRLGRGTSGLLLLARSSQARAALSQQMRTHQIVKTYRTLAVGNSMPECFRVTQPIGKLAHPVLGYLYAATPDGLSAQSDCRVLQRGTETSLLEVVIATGRPHQIRIHLAVAGYPLLGDPLYGSGGLPLSVRPDEMGEVPVPGDCGYHLHALKLEFHHPLTGERLRLSCPPPLDLA, encoded by the coding sequence ATGAATAGCGGTTGGGTTTATCGAGATCAGATCAGGTCCAGCGCCGAGGGGCTAACGGTTCTGGATTACTACACTCGCCATTACCGTCACTCCAACCAGGTTGAGTGGCAGAGCCGAATCCTAGCAGGTCAGATTCTGCTCGATGGTGCCTCAACCCAACCCGAAACCTGTTTAAGGGCTGGTCAGCAGCTTACCTACCACCGTCCTCCCTGGCAAGAGCCGGATGTGCCTTTGACCTTTGAGACGGTGTATGAGGACTCAGAGTTGCTGGTCATAGCAAAACCCTCTGGGTTACCCGTGCTGCCGGGAGGTGGCTTTTTGGAGCACACGCTGCTTAGGCAACTGCAACAGCGCTACCCTAACCAGCCACCCATGCCGATTCACCGCTTAGGACGGGGAACCTCTGGTTTGCTGCTGCTGGCACGTTCGTCTCAAGCAAGAGCTGCTTTGAGCCAGCAAATGCGTACTCACCAGATTGTTAAAACTTACCGAACTTTAGCGGTTGGTAACTCAATGCCCGAGTGCTTTCGGGTGACTCAGCCGATTGGCAAACTAGCCCATCCGGTCCTGGGATATTTGTATGCTGCTACGCCTGATGGCCTCTCTGCTCAGAGCGATTGCCGCGTGCTGCAACGTGGGACCGAAACCAGTTTGCTGGAAGTGGTAATTGCCACCGGTCGACCGCATCAAATTCGTATTCATCTAGCGGTGGCGGGCTATCCTCTGCTGGGCGATCCACTGTATGGCAGCGGCGGTTTACCTTTGAGCGTGCGGCCGGATGAGATGGGAGAAGTGCCAGTTCCCGGCGATTGTGGCTACCATCTGCACGCCCTGAAGCTGGAGTTTCACCATCCGCTGACGGGTGAACGCTTGCGCTTGAGCTGTCCCCCACCGCTAGATTTAGCCTGA
- a CDS encoding fatty acid desaturase, protein MAFNADILSAPNSSQEKAGETTASVQRPPTELRLNWVNVAFFGAVHLVALSAPWFFSWKAVGVMLVLHWLFGSVGICLGYHRLLSHRSLQVPRPVEYFLALIGALAAQGGPIFWVGGHRQHHGFTEHEDHDPYSSTRGFWWSHMGWILYSRPEHFDPQNYFRFAPDLARDPIYRFMDKWFLAFQIPLGLALYAFGGWPCVIWGGVMRAILLWHSTWLINSASHKWGYRNFQSTDNSRNLWWAALLTYGEGWHNNHHTYPNMAKAGLHWWEVDVTWWSIQALRKLGLVQKITLPKADWREQLVKN, encoded by the coding sequence ATGGCTTTTAATGCCGATATTTTGTCTGCGCCTAACTCCTCGCAAGAGAAGGCAGGTGAGACGACTGCTAGTGTTCAGCGTCCTCCTACAGAACTGCGCCTGAACTGGGTTAACGTTGCATTCTTCGGTGCGGTGCATCTGGTTGCGCTCAGTGCTCCCTGGTTTTTCTCCTGGAAGGCAGTGGGAGTCATGCTGGTTTTGCACTGGCTATTCGGCAGCGTGGGTATCTGCTTGGGCTATCACCGGCTGCTCAGCCATCGCAGCTTGCAGGTTCCCCGTCCTGTGGAGTATTTCTTGGCTCTAATTGGGGCTTTAGCCGCGCAGGGTGGACCGATTTTCTGGGTTGGGGGTCACCGTCAGCACCATGGCTTTACTGAGCATGAAGATCATGACCCTTACTCCTCGACTCGGGGATTTTGGTGGAGCCACATGGGTTGGATTCTCTACTCACGGCCTGAGCACTTTGATCCTCAAAATTATTTCCGCTTTGCGCCCGATCTGGCACGGGATCCGATTTACCGCTTTATGGACAAATGGTTCCTGGCCTTTCAGATTCCACTGGGCTTAGCGCTCTACGCATTTGGGGGTTGGCCTTGTGTGATTTGGGGCGGCGTCATGCGAGCTATCTTACTGTGGCACAGCACTTGGCTGATTAATTCTGCGTCGCATAAGTGGGGCTATCGCAACTTCCAAAGCACTGATAATTCGCGCAATCTCTGGTGGGCTGCCCTACTTACTTATGGCGAAGGCTGGCACAATAACCACCACACCTATCCCAACATGGCGAAGGCGGGTCTGCACTGGTGGGAAGTGGATGTGACTTGGTGGTCAATCCAGGCCCTGCGCAAACTAGGCCTAGTGCAAAAAATCACGCTGCCGAAAGCAGATTGGCGCGAACAGTTAGTGAAGAACTAA
- a CDS encoding SLC13 family permease, producing the protein MDWTAQAFVRCLILALTYAAIAFEERVIRFVDRPTAALAGAVAMVLLGGFPLDKPLSSLDAQTLLFLLGMIIFVAVLGQAGLFTRMISWFLSLPGLKPWGSLTICGSR; encoded by the coding sequence GTGGACTGGACAGCCCAAGCATTCGTGAGATGTCTGATTCTGGCTTTGACCTATGCGGCTATCGCCTTTGAGGAACGAGTAATTCGTTTTGTAGACCGACCCACTGCTGCATTAGCTGGGGCTGTGGCGATGGTGTTACTGGGTGGGTTTCCTTTGGATAAGCCGTTATCCTCGCTAGATGCTCAGACCCTTCTATTTTTACTGGGGATGATAATCTTTGTGGCGGTGTTAGGACAGGCTGGGCTCTTCACTCGCATGATTAGCTGGTTCCTATCACTCCCTGGATTGAAGCCTTGGGGCAGTCTAACAATCTGTGGTTCACGTTAG
- a CDS encoding ZIP family metal transporter produces MGTLQLGLLASLLAGMATGVGALPIFFIRDVTQKAQDIMLGFGAGVMLAATAFSLIIPGIEAASGITGSKVSAAFIVAAGLLLGGIFLWLSNKYSPHEHFIKGPEGSSSANLRRIWLFIIAITLHNLPEGLAVGVGFGGGDSANGLALAVGIGLQNMPEGLVVALGLLAAKYSKQTAFLIALATGMVEPIGGLLGAGAVSVAEPILPWALAFAAGAMLFVISDEIIPETHRKGFETESTAGLMVGFVVMMILDVTLG; encoded by the coding sequence GTGGGAACCTTACAACTGGGATTACTAGCCAGTTTGCTGGCAGGCATGGCAACGGGTGTCGGCGCGCTGCCCATTTTTTTTATTCGGGATGTCACGCAAAAGGCTCAAGATATCATGCTGGGCTTTGGTGCGGGTGTGATGCTCGCCGCGACTGCTTTTTCGCTGATTATTCCAGGGATTGAAGCGGCGTCTGGGATCACAGGCAGTAAAGTTTCTGCGGCTTTTATTGTTGCTGCGGGTCTGTTGTTAGGTGGTATATTTCTTTGGCTTAGTAACAAATATTCGCCTCACGAGCATTTCATTAAAGGCCCTGAAGGTTCAAGTAGCGCCAATCTCAGAAGAATTTGGCTATTTATTATTGCGATCACCTTGCACAATCTGCCAGAAGGCCTGGCCGTTGGTGTCGGTTTTGGTGGAGGTGATTCTGCCAATGGCTTGGCTTTAGCCGTTGGCATTGGTTTGCAAAATATGCCAGAAGGTTTGGTGGTTGCCCTAGGATTACTTGCAGCGAAATACTCCAAACAAACCGCCTTCTTAATTGCGCTAGCCACAGGTATGGTTGAACCCATCGGTGGATTACTAGGCGCGGGTGCCGTTTCAGTTGCAGAACCGATTTTGCCTTGGGCTCTGGCTTTTGCGGCTGGAGCAATGCTCTTTGTGATTAGCGATGAGATTATTCCTGAAACTCACCGCAAAGGTTTTGAAACGGAGTCTACCGCAGGTCTAATGGTTGGCTTTGTGGTGATGATGATTTTGGATGTGACTCTGGGCTGA
- a CDS encoding thioesterase family protein — MAIISFELPIYTYQIDFIGHVNNIVYIQWMEIARMKLMEAIDLPVHQAHAQGFVPVLVHTEITYKNPLYLGETVRVELWLSELRKASAQMEFRFYNSQNILAAEGRQRGLFVTHATMRPRRLGAEEQALFTPFLLSET, encoded by the coding sequence ATGGCAATCATCAGCTTCGAGCTGCCGATCTACACCTACCAAATCGATTTCATTGGGCATGTCAATAATATTGTCTACATTCAGTGGATGGAAATTGCCCGCATGAAGCTAATGGAGGCAATTGACTTACCCGTCCATCAGGCCCATGCCCAAGGTTTTGTTCCGGTGCTGGTCCACACCGAGATTACTTACAAAAATCCTCTGTATCTGGGTGAGACTGTCCGTGTTGAGCTATGGCTTTCTGAACTGAGAAAAGCGTCGGCTCAAATGGAGTTTCGCTTCTACAATTCGCAAAATATTCTGGCTGCCGAAGGTCGTCAACGCGGTCTATTTGTTACCCACGCAACCATGCGTCCGCGTCGTTTAGGTGCAGAAGAGCAAGCCCTATTTACACCGTTTTTACTTTCAGAAACTTAG
- a CDS encoding hybrid sensor histidine kinase/response regulator, producing MGLRAKATALAIAIGTLPVLAVGAAAQHFADQSITTEITRRQEVIIEALAGKVNSFMLERYGDIQVLASLPMLRDAELRTRISRSKKQDALNRFIKIYPVYDSVAVFDPQGNVIFQSSGPALANHRDRSYFQQVLKTGSPVISEPTISKSSGEFVIHFAAPVRDDTTGKIIAVVRSRMPVSSINQVIKNFSSNGDQYHLIDPSGRYFLASEREHVGEDVQKDLPSFAQLHAARKLDAKLVYDAHTRSEQLVIYTPFQRLKGLPDLQWEALIATDKSIVFKSEAEFLLILALGTGASALLVGLLAAYIVNRVTDPLLAATAAVEKLGQGRLDTRLTVAGEDELARLGLNINQMAEQIQSLLAEQEAVTQQLQVAKEAAEAANQAKSEFLANMSHEIRTPMNGVIGMTGVLLDTTLDAQQQDFVETIRSSGDALLTIINDILDFSKIESGKLDLEQHPFNLRACIEEALDLIAPKATEKGLELGYLISPETPGAIVGDVTRLRQILVNLLGNAVKFTPAGEVIITVSSQQQENQTTEAESPAVFEIQFAVKDTGIGIPAERLDRLFQSFSQVDASINRHYGGTGLGLAISKRLSQSMGGRMWVESQVGQGSTFYFTLIAESATEFVPTTLLPQPQLIGKRLLIVDDNATNRKILTLQGQNWGLVTRAVASGAEALQWLSQGERFDIAILDLQMPEMDGLTLAAEIRKLPHGQLLPLVMLTSVGRPEVEIQAQSSAFAAFLNKPVKQSRLYDVLIHTVDGQLKVKQTPPALALSQPTLAEQLPLRILLAEDNTVNQKVALLILKRLGYRADLAGNGLEVLEALQRQPYDVVLLDIQMPEMDGLTAAQQICQRWPLNLRPRLIAMTANAMEGDREMCLEAGMDDYLTKPVRIEALSRALEQVQPLSCLRSSVV from the coding sequence ATGGGTTTAAGAGCAAAAGCAACAGCTTTAGCCATTGCAATCGGCACGTTGCCAGTGTTGGCTGTTGGGGCGGCTGCCCAGCATTTTGCCGATCAGTCAATCACGACTGAGATCACTCGACGCCAAGAGGTGATTATTGAGGCCCTGGCTGGGAAAGTGAACAGCTTTATGCTGGAGCGATATGGAGACATCCAAGTCTTAGCTAGCCTGCCCATGCTACGGGACGCTGAGCTTCGCACAAGGATTTCTCGATCAAAAAAGCAGGATGCTCTCAACCGCTTCATCAAAATTTACCCAGTCTATGACAGCGTTGCTGTTTTTGATCCGCAAGGTAATGTGATCTTCCAGTCCTCTGGTCCAGCTCTTGCCAACCATCGAGATCGCTCCTACTTTCAACAGGTGCTCAAGACAGGTTCGCCGGTCATTAGTGAACCAACAATCTCAAAATCCTCTGGTGAGTTTGTTATTCACTTTGCAGCCCCAGTCCGTGACGACACTACCGGCAAAATTATTGCTGTCGTTCGCTCTCGCATGCCTGTTAGCTCCATTAATCAAGTAATCAAAAACTTCAGCTCAAATGGCGATCAATATCATTTGATTGACCCTTCTGGTCGGTATTTTTTAGCCTCGGAACGGGAGCATGTTGGTGAAGACGTTCAGAAAGATCTGCCTAGCTTTGCTCAGCTTCACGCAGCTCGAAAACTAGACGCAAAGTTGGTTTACGATGCGCATACCCGGTCTGAACAACTGGTTATTTATACTCCTTTTCAACGGCTGAAAGGTCTGCCAGACCTTCAATGGGAAGCCCTTATTGCTACAGACAAGTCTATTGTCTTCAAGTCAGAGGCTGAGTTTCTGCTAATTCTGGCTCTAGGAACAGGTGCATCAGCGCTCTTGGTCGGCTTGCTGGCCGCTTACATTGTCAATCGAGTCACTGACCCGCTCCTAGCTGCTACTGCAGCAGTTGAGAAGCTAGGTCAGGGACGCCTTGATACCCGCTTGACGGTAGCTGGCGAAGATGAACTGGCTCGGCTTGGCTTGAACATTAACCAAATGGCCGAGCAGATTCAGAGCCTGCTAGCAGAGCAAGAAGCTGTAACTCAACAATTGCAGGTTGCTAAAGAGGCGGCTGAGGCAGCTAACCAGGCCAAAAGTGAGTTCTTGGCTAATATGAGCCACGAAATTCGAACGCCTATGAATGGTGTTATTGGTATGACTGGGGTGCTGCTCGACACGACCCTAGACGCTCAGCAACAGGATTTTGTCGAAACGATTCGCAGCAGTGGCGATGCTTTGCTCACGATCATTAATGACATTCTAGATTTTTCTAAGATCGAATCTGGCAAGTTGGACTTGGAGCAACACCCGTTCAATTTGCGAGCCTGTATTGAGGAAGCCCTTGACTTAATTGCACCCAAAGCAACGGAAAAAGGATTGGAGTTAGGCTATCTAATCTCCCCGGAAACACCAGGCGCGATTGTAGGAGATGTAACTCGATTGCGCCAAATTTTAGTGAATCTTCTTGGCAATGCAGTCAAGTTTACACCAGCTGGAGAAGTGATTATTACGGTCAGTTCACAGCAGCAAGAAAACCAGACTACAGAGGCTGAATCACCCGCCGTTTTCGAAATCCAATTTGCAGTTAAGGACACGGGAATTGGCATTCCTGCCGAGCGTTTAGACCGCTTGTTTCAGTCCTTTAGCCAAGTTGATGCTTCCATTAATCGTCATTACGGAGGGACAGGGCTGGGACTAGCGATCAGCAAGCGCTTAAGCCAGAGTATGGGCGGTCGAATGTGGGTTGAGAGCCAGGTTGGGCAGGGTTCTACCTTTTATTTCACACTGATCGCTGAGTCTGCTACCGAATTTGTGCCAACGACCTTGCTGCCTCAACCTCAACTCATCGGCAAGCGGCTACTGATTGTGGACGACAATGCCACGAACCGCAAAATCCTGACCCTACAAGGACAAAATTGGGGGCTGGTGACCCGAGCTGTGGCCTCGGGTGCTGAAGCTTTGCAGTGGTTGAGCCAGGGCGAGCGCTTCGATATCGCCATTTTGGACCTACAGATGCCAGAAATGGATGGGCTCACTCTAGCCGCTGAAATTCGTAAACTGCCTCACGGCCAACTTCTACCTCTGGTGATGCTCACTTCTGTGGGTCGTCCAGAGGTTGAGATTCAGGCGCAGTCTTCGGCGTTTGCTGCCTTCCTCAACAAGCCAGTCAAGCAGTCTCGGCTGTATGACGTTCTAATCCACACTGTGGATGGTCAACTCAAAGTCAAGCAAACTCCACCTGCCCTTGCCTTAAGCCAACCCACTCTGGCAGAGCAATTACCCTTGCGAATTCTGCTAGCGGAAGACAATACCGTTAACCAGAAAGTAGCCCTGCTGATTTTGAAACGGTTGGGATATCGTGCTGATCTCGCAGGCAATGGCTTAGAAGTGCTCGAGGCCCTGCAACGACAGCCCTACGATGTGGTTTTGCTAGACATTCAGATGCCAGAAATGGATGGTTTGACGGCTGCGCAGCAGATTTGCCAGCGCTGGCCGTTAAACTTGCGCCCACGGCTAATTGCGATGACCGCTAATGCCATGGAGGGAGATCGAGAGATGTGCTTGGAGGCTGGCATGGATGACTACCTCACCAAACCAGTACGGATTGAGGCGCTGAGCCGAGCCCTAGAGCAAGTGCAACCGTTATCTTGCCTGCGGTCTTCAGTTGTATGA
- a CDS encoding TetR family transcriptional regulator: MTVNPAALPEQPPVTGVRDRRRVSIRTRQKIIDAALELFARQGVTETTTRQIAERAGVNEVTLFRHFGNKHGLLLATIQECEVFTSIGQSLMRQTNWHGDPRQELLQYVDTCLQALEEMPDLVRSVVGESGQYPEENRQALGQGFVQANRALAACLASAVRAGQLQLRLAPENLASLINSTILGYAVVEVTCRPPDMLGNLWAGRGEFLESLVDLFLQGAELIGSPPLKTAHLELAVPSNGAEDLGASVSHSILAQAKKAGAQDYALAWVLFGAGLTVAEVLRLRQGDYSAEPDWEMLRVCSSQGTVRQVPINQKILGRQVATANNSPLSRYLRRRGAGPQPSQPLFTLTEAEVLTCWQQWTNGFTNPDATPLRPDQARQSWCVDMLCRGVEPANLEILSGLDTAALAPFIQRAREKAALSQAVALDQ, from the coding sequence ATGACTGTTAACCCCGCTGCGCTACCCGAGCAACCCCCGGTCACCGGTGTTCGTGACCGGCGCCGCGTCTCAATTCGGACGCGCCAGAAAATTATTGACGCAGCCTTGGAGTTGTTTGCCCGTCAGGGGGTTACCGAGACCACAACCCGGCAAATTGCTGAGCGGGCAGGTGTGAATGAAGTCACCCTCTTCCGGCACTTCGGCAACAAGCACGGCTTATTACTTGCAACTATCCAGGAGTGTGAGGTGTTCACAAGCATTGGGCAGTCTTTGATGCGCCAGACCAACTGGCATGGCGATCCCCGCCAAGAGCTATTGCAGTATGTCGATACGTGTCTGCAAGCTTTGGAGGAAATGCCAGATCTAGTGCGTTCTGTGGTCGGTGAGTCGGGTCAGTATCCTGAGGAAAACCGACAAGCTCTGGGCCAGGGCTTTGTGCAGGCCAACCGTGCCCTAGCCGCTTGCCTCGCCTCAGCGGTACGGGCCGGTCAACTGCAACTGCGCCTAGCACCGGAAAATCTAGCCAGCCTAATCAACAGCACGATTCTCGGTTATGCCGTGGTAGAAGTCACCTGTCGCCCACCCGATATGCTGGGCAACCTGTGGGCGGGACGAGGCGAGTTTCTAGAGAGCCTGGTTGACTTGTTTTTGCAGGGCGCTGAATTGATCGGCTCTCCGCCCCTGAAGACTGCTCATCTAGAACTGGCTGTACCCTCTAATGGAGCTGAGGACTTGGGTGCTTCAGTTTCCCACAGCATCCTGGCACAGGCTAAGAAAGCAGGCGCACAAGACTATGCTCTGGCTTGGGTGTTATTTGGTGCAGGGTTGACTGTAGCTGAGGTGCTGCGCCTGCGACAGGGCGATTACAGCGCTGAGCCAGACTGGGAGATGCTACGGGTCTGCTCGTCCCAAGGCACCGTGCGTCAAGTGCCCATTAATCAAAAAATACTAGGCCGCCAAGTTGCAACTGCTAATAACAGTCCGCTGAGCCGCTATTTACGGCGTCGTGGTGCAGGACCACAACCTAGCCAGCCTCTATTTACGCTGACAGAAGCCGAAGTTTTAACTTGCTGGCAGCAGTGGACTAATGGTTTTACTAATCCGGATGCCACACCACTACGCCCTGACCAAGCGCGGCAAAGCTGGTGCGTTGATATGCTCTGCCGCGGGGTAGAACCTGCTAATTTAGAGATTCTGAGTGGTCTAGATACAGCAGCCTTAGCGCCGTTTATTCAACGGGCTAGAGAAAAAGCAGCGCTTAGCCAAGCGGTAGCGCTAGATCAATAG